TCAAGCGTGCGGCGGCCGATGGCTACACCCTGCTGGTGGCTTCGCTGGGTCCTTTCGTGGTGACCCCTCATATGGTCAGGAACGTGCCCTATGACGCTGGCAAGGATTTCGACTACATCACTGTTCCCGTGCAGGCGCCCAATGTGCTCGTCGCCAGCCCGACGCAAAAGGCCCGCAGCGTGAGCGAGGTGATTGCCGCGCTCAAGGCCAATCCCGGCAAGATCAGTTTTGCAAGCTCCGGCAATGGTTCCTCGGACCATCTGTCGGCCGAGCTGTTCTGGCAGCAGACGGGCACAGAAGCCGTGCATGTGCCCTACAAGGGCGGAGCACCGGCGATCACCGATCTGCTGGGCGGACAGGTGGATTTTTCCTTCCAGAACGTCAATGCCGTGCTGCCCCATCTGCGTAGCGGCAAGCTGCGGGCCATTGCCGTGACCGGTAGCCAGCGTTCGCCCGTGCTGCCCGATGTTCCGACACTGGCCGAGTCCGGTGTCAAGGGCGCGGAGGTCTACTCCTGGCAGGGCATGGCCGCTCCCAAGGGCTTGCCGGCGGATGTCAGGGCCAAACTGGCCAAGGCCGCCATTGTCGCCGTGCAGCAGCCCGACATCCGCAAGCGCTTTGTGGAGCAGGGGCTGGAAATCGTGGGCAACACACCTGAAGAATTCACGCGCTTCCAGG
This region of Comamonas thiooxydans genomic DNA includes:
- a CDS encoding tripartite tricarboxylate transporter substrate binding protein, yielding MKKILITLGATLALAAQAAGSFPDKPVNIIVPFPAGGSTDTVARALALSMGEQLGKPFVVENRPGATGTIGAGAVKRAAADGYTLLVASLGPFVVTPHMVRNVPYDAGKDFDYITVPVQAPNVLVASPTQKARSVSEVIAALKANPGKISFASSGNGSSDHLSAELFWQQTGTEAVHVPYKGGAPAITDLLGGQVDFSFQNVNAVLPHLRSGKLRAIAVTGSQRSPVLPDVPTLAESGVKGAEVYSWQGMAAPKGLPADVRAKLAKAAIVAVQQPDIRKRFVEQGLEIVGNTPEEFTRFQAQENERWKTLIQTRKITAD